One Torulaspora globosa chromosome 5, complete sequence DNA window includes the following coding sequences:
- a CDS encoding RTA1 domain-containing protein: MDIATQLLEVSKRTNEVVDSLYGGIVPNLAFNAAMLAIWIVLLGWHSLMIWFKQYWFSSAFVCAAILEVLGYAGRVQGHFDPSLETPFLMQQVCLTIAPVFTAGGVYYQLAKMIEIYGHRFSLLPSPMAYSYTFIGFDIVALLVQAAGGGVAASASDSAGNRLGANIFLAGLGLQVAAMVIFMMLMGHLYYKLFIQTRLEHSGQSKLSLSLLKIRHTEIDYLYRQKFSDLRVHPVRWVFHYFPLAMVVAVVTVFVRCCYRLAELAAGWNGYLMRNENYFIILDALMIALGTVALSIFHPGLAFQGRHLSIPITRGRVDPETVEKPLLEPEKEEVYIYSAEQASGLHRAFMEPKNIFKWYSHRQR; the protein is encoded by the coding sequence ATGGATATAGCAACGCAACTGTTGGAAGTGAGTAAAAGAACCAATGAAGTGGTTGACTCGCTGTATGGCGGTATAGTGCCGAACCTGGCGTTCAATGCGGCGATGTTAGCGATTTGGATCGTGTTGCTGGGTTGGCATTCGTTGATGATCTGGTTCAAGCAGTATTGGTTCTCGTCGGCGTTTGTGTGTGCAGCGATCCTGGAAGTGCTCGGGTATGCTGGAAGGGTGCAGGGGCATTTCGACCCGTCTCTTGAGACTCCATTCCTGATGCAGCAGGTGTGTTTGACGATTGCGCCGGTGTTCACGGCGGGCGGCGTGTACTACCAGCTGGCTAAGATGATCGAGATTTACGGCCACAGATTTTCGCTGCTGCCCTCCCCGATGGCGTATTCATATACATTTATCGGGTTTGACATTGTGGCTCTGCTCGTTCAGGCAGCAGGCGGTGGTGTGGCCGCTAGCGCCTCGGACAGCGCTGGCAACAGACTGGGCGCCAACATCTTTCTCGCGGGCTTGGGGCTGCAGGTTGCGGCGATGGTTATATTCATGATGCTCATGGGCCATCTCTATTATAAGCTTTTTATCCAGACCCGTCTGGAGCACAGCGGCCAGTCCAAGTTGAGCCTtagcttgttgaagatcagGCACACCGAGATCGATTATCTTTACAGACAAAAGTTTAGCGACCTCAGGGTGCATCCCGTCCGTTGGGTGTTCCATTACTTCCCTCTTGCTATGGTCGTCGCGGTTGTTACGGTCTTTGTTCGTTGCTGCTATCGTCTTGCAGAACTGGCTGCGGGCTGGAACGGCTATCTTATGAGAAATGAGAACTActtcatcattctcgaTGCCCTGATGATCGCCCTCGGCACCGTGGCTTTATCCATATTCCATCCAGGGTTGGCATTTCAAGGAAGACACCTCTCTATTCCTATCACTCGTGGGCGTGTCGATCCAGAGACCGTTGAGAAACCGCTGCTAGAGCCggagaaagaggaagtCTACATTTACTCTGCTGAGCAAGCCTCGGGGCTACACAGGGCCTTTATGGAACCAAAGAACATCTTCAAGTGGTATAGCCACAGACAGCGCTAA